In a single window of the Magnolia sinica isolate HGM2019 chromosome 7, MsV1, whole genome shotgun sequence genome:
- the LOC131250721 gene encoding uncharacterized protein LOC131250721, producing the protein MATAMQQQQEVFMRQQRDMHNLLMESLGNRDRGEASRERYSQGADIFERFLKLRPPTFEGAPDPVQAERWLARIYKIMQPLECTDSQMVYLATYLLEGEAANWWQGLQRSVPPTYAWTWAGFKTKFLEKYFPRSCRNEKIAQFLKLGQGNLTVAQYEARFDELSRYVPKALEDAEYKLQKFKEGLRQGIQSRLCAWDFEDFTELVDKAMRVKKDFECALRTRSSVREALIRPRQAPLAPSASERRARVMSAGAPPMPTVRGCEYCHKIGHSA; encoded by the coding sequence ATGGCTACAGCCATGCAGCAACAACAAGAAGTATTCATGCGTCAACAACGGGATATGCATAATCTTCTGATGGAATCCTTGGGAAACAGAGATCGCGGAGAGGCATCCCGAGAAAGATATAGTCAAGGTGCGGACATCTTTGAAAGGTTCTTAAAGCTCCGACCTCCAACGTTTGAAGGAGCGCCGGATCCTGTACAAGCGGAACGTTGGCTAGCAAGGATTTACAAGATTATGCAGCCCCTAGAGTGCACCGACTCTCAAATGGTATACTTGGCCACATACTTGTTGGAAGGCGAGGCGGCGAACTGGTGGCAGGGCCTACAACGGAGCGTCCCGCCCACATATGCATGGACATGGGCTGGGTTTAAGACGAAGTTTCTTGAAAAATACTTCCCCCGGTCATGTAGGAATGAGAAGATAGCTCAGTTCTTAAAGCTGGGGCAGGGCAATCTGACCGTCGCCCAGTATGAGGCTCGGTTCGATGAACTTTCTCGATATGTACCGAAAGCCCTGGAAGATGCTGAGTACAAATTACAGAAATTCAAGGAGGGGCTTCGACAGGGAATCCAGTCGCGACTATGTGCTTGGGACTTCGAAGACTTCACCGAGCTGGTGGATAAGGCTATGAGAGTCAAAAAGGATTTTGAATGCGCCCTAAGGACCCGTTCCTCAGTTAGGGAAGCCCTAATTAGGCCCAGACAAGCGCCTCTAGCCCCATCTGCATCAGAAAGGAGAGCTAGGGTCATGTCTGCAGGAGCGCCACCCATGCCTACCGTAAGAGGCTGTGAGTACTGCCACAAGATCGGGCACTCTGCATGA